A genome region from Geitlerinema sp. PCC 9228 includes the following:
- the groL gene encoding chaperonin GroEL (60 kDa chaperone family; promotes refolding of misfolded polypeptides especially under stressful conditions; forms two stacked rings of heptamers to form a barrel-shaped 14mer; ends can be capped by GroES; misfolded proteins enter the barrel where they are refolded when GroES binds): MAKQVEFREESRRSLEAGINALVNAVRITMGPKGRNVVLEKQYGAPEIVNDGITIAQDIELEDPLENTGAQLIREVASKTKELAGDGTTTATVLAQEMISEGLKVVAAGANSVAVRRGIEKTVNHLVKEIASVAKPVEGEAIEQVATVSAGGDEEVGKMISDAMARVTKDGVITVEESKSLATELDVVEGMQIDRGYLSSYFVTDQERMVVELENPYLLITDKKISAVQDLVSNLEQVARSGRPLLIIAEDIEGEALATLVVNKSRGVLNVAAIKAPAFGERRKAMLQDIAILTGGSLISEDIGLTLDNVSMDQLGTANKITITKDDTTIVANTDSKNQQAVQKRISQLRQALEDTDSEYDKEKLQERIAKLAGGVAVIKVGAATETELKDRKLRIEDALNATKAAVEEGIVPGGGTTLIHLANKVAELRDTLDEEERIGADIIAKSLQAPVRQIAHNSGAEGSVVVEKVRNTEFNIGYNAVTGEYEDMIAAGIIDPAKVVRAALQNAASVAGMVLTTEALVVEEPQPESAGGDPSGGMGAMGGMGGMGGMGMGGMGMM, encoded by the coding sequence ATGGCCAAGCAGGTAGAATTTCGCGAAGAGTCGCGGCGATCGCTGGAAGCAGGGATTAACGCCCTCGTCAACGCCGTTCGCATTACCATGGGACCCAAAGGTCGCAACGTGGTCCTAGAAAAGCAGTACGGTGCCCCAGAAATCGTTAACGACGGCATCACCATTGCCCAAGACATCGAACTAGAAGATCCTTTAGAAAATACCGGCGCGCAACTCATTAGAGAAGTTGCCTCCAAAACCAAAGAACTCGCCGGAGACGGTACCACCACCGCCACCGTCCTCGCTCAAGAAATGATTAGCGAGGGTCTCAAAGTCGTTGCTGCAGGTGCCAATTCTGTAGCCGTACGACGCGGGATCGAGAAAACCGTCAACCACCTGGTGAAAGAAATTGCCTCCGTTGCCAAACCGGTAGAAGGGGAAGCCATCGAACAAGTGGCTACCGTTTCCGCCGGCGGTGACGAAGAAGTCGGTAAAATGATTTCCGACGCCATGGCGCGAGTCACCAAAGATGGCGTAATTACCGTAGAAGAATCCAAATCCCTCGCCACCGAACTGGACGTAGTGGAAGGGATGCAAATCGATAGAGGATATCTTTCCTCCTATTTTGTCACCGACCAAGAACGCATGGTCGTAGAACTAGAAAATCCCTACCTCCTGATTACGGATAAGAAAATCAGTGCCGTTCAGGATTTGGTTTCCAACCTCGAACAGGTGGCTCGTTCCGGTCGTCCCCTATTAATTATTGCCGAAGATATCGAAGGGGAAGCCCTGGCGACTTTGGTAGTGAACAAGTCTCGCGGCGTGTTAAACGTAGCGGCGATTAAAGCTCCCGCATTTGGCGAGCGCCGCAAAGCCATGCTACAAGACATCGCCATCCTGACCGGTGGTTCCCTAATTTCCGAAGACATCGGCTTGACCTTGGATAATGTTTCCATGGACCAACTGGGAACCGCCAACAAGATTACCATTACCAAAGACGATACCACCATCGTTGCCAATACTGACAGCAAGAACCAACAAGCGGTGCAAAAACGCATCAGCCAACTGCGTCAGGCACTAGAAGACACCGATTCCGAATACGACAAAGAAAAACTACAAGAACGCATTGCTAAACTAGCCGGTGGCGTCGCGGTGATCAAAGTCGGTGCTGCCACTGAAACCGAACTCAAAGACCGCAAACTGCGTATTGAAGACGCCCTCAATGCCACCAAAGCGGCGGTAGAAGAAGGCATCGTTCCCGGCGGCGGTACGACCCTTATTCACCTAGCCAACAAGGTGGCAGAACTACGAGATACCCTCGATGAAGAAGAGCGTATCGGTGCCGATATCATCGCCAAATCGCTACAAGCCCCCGTACGTCAAATTGCCCACAATTCCGGTGCCGAAGGCTCTGTGGTTGTCGAAAAAGTACGGAATACCGAATTTAACATCGGCTACAACGCCGTTACCGGTGAGTACGAAGACATGATTGCTGCCGGTATCATCGACCCGGCAAAAGTAGTTCGTGCTGCCCTGCAAAACGCTGCTTCTGTGGCTGGCATGGTCCTGACCACCGAAGCCCTGGTCGTTGAAGAGCCCCAACCCGAATCCGCTGGTGGCGATCCCAGTGGCGGCATGGGCGCCATGGGCGGCATGGGCGGCATGGGCGGTATGGGTATGGGTGGCATGGGCATGATGTAA
- a CDS encoding Bax inhibitor-1 family protein has protein sequence MTLNSNFREAYRQAQSQDVIGPNVIPKALPFVGGGLILTALGVYGGLGVISNYPNAFMPSFWVALIAEIVLFFVARNVAEKGNNATATPILATYSLLSGYTLSAIILVALSTSGVGLPGIGIAAGGCGITFIAARQIGSNLSDRDGMALAQTVQLGLIALIVVLLGQLLFSLFGIYTPGWLEFAISGIGVVIFAGMAVVDFYIMPRSYKDEQYLSAALGMYLTYINLFIFILRLLIAINGGGRD, from the coding sequence ATGACTTTAAATAGCAACTTTCGGGAAGCCTATCGTCAGGCTCAAAGCCAAGACGTTATTGGTCCTAATGTTATTCCCAAGGCATTGCCCTTTGTAGGGGGCGGCTTGATTCTCACTGCTTTAGGCGTTTACGGCGGGTTGGGGGTAATCTCCAACTATCCCAACGCCTTCATGCCTTCATTCTGGGTCGCTTTAATTGCCGAAATTGTCCTGTTCTTCGTGGCTCGCAACGTTGCGGAAAAAGGCAACAATGCCACCGCTACCCCCATTTTAGCCACCTATAGTCTGCTGTCTGGCTATACCCTCAGCGCCATTATTTTGGTAGCTCTGAGTACCTCTGGGGTTGGCTTGCCAGGCATCGGCATTGCTGCTGGCGGTTGCGGCATTACTTTTATTGCCGCGCGACAAATCGGTTCCAACCTCTCAGATCGCGATGGCATGGCGCTAGCCCAAACGGTACAATTGGGATTAATTGCCCTTATTGTAGTTTTACTCGGCCAGCTGCTGTTCAGTCTGTTTGGGATTTATACCCCTGGGTGGCTGGAATTCGCCATTTCTGGTATCGGCGTGGTTATCTTTGCCGGTATGGCTGTGGTAGATTTCTACATCATGCCGCGCAGCTACAAGGACGAGCAATACTTATCTGCTGCCCTGGGCATGTATTTGACCTACATTAACTTGTTTATCTTCATTTTGCGCTTGTTAATCGCTATCAACGGCGGCGGTCGCGATTAA